The following DNA comes from Bacillota bacterium.
CTTCCAGGGCTTTCCCAAAAGCTCTGATCCAAGGGTCGCTCACATATTCTTCATTACTGTAGTTTGCCTTTCGGAAGCTGATGAACCCAATCTTGTTTGCCATCTCGAGGTATTTCTCGTCGTTTGAGAGGTACTGGAGGAATTTCCAGGCCCATTCCTTCTGGGCGGGGGACGAAGCGGCATTTACCACCCAGAACCAAGCATACATAGAAGTCACTTGACGGGCAGGGCCCTTTAGGGGTGGAATAGCCTTAAACTTGAGACGGGGATTGTTCTGCCTGAAAAAGGCTCTATCCCAGGGGCCGCCCCACATCATAGCTGACTTGCCCAAGGTAAAGGCGTCAGGAGCATTCATGAAGTTGGCATGTGTGAGTTTCGCGTAAACCTTGGTAGCTTCCAAGCCCGGGGGAGTATTGAATGCTGCTTTGGTGCCATCTTTGGAGATGTACTGGCTGCCAAAGGCTCTTACAATAGTGCTCCAGTGGATGACGTTCCAATAACCTTCTTTGGTTGCCATCAGTGTAGTTCCAGCCTGGACTAACCGCCCGTTCGCATCGTATTTATCCAACTTCTTGTTTGCTGCCAGCAACTCTTCGTATGTCGTAGGGAGCTCCAAGCCGGCCTGCTCATAGAGGTCCACATTGACAATGGGCGTGGGGATACCAATGTGCTGAATGTACCCATAGATCTTACCATTATACTCTGCACTCTGGCCGGCAACTGCCACGGTATTCTGCCGGATATCTTCAACCACCGGTGTGGGAGCTGGGTCAAGCCAGCCACTTTTCACCAGCTCCGCCATCCACGGGCCGTGAACGCCGATGATGTCAGGAGCGGTTCCAGCAACCAGCGAGGTCATCAGTTTGGTGTATAAATCCTCATGATTTACTGTAGTGTACTCGATTTTGACGTTGGGATGCAGCTTCTCAAATTCCGTGGCTTGTTTTCTCAGCAGATCATTCCAGGGTTTGTAGTTGTGACTCAAAAAC
Coding sequences within:
- a CDS encoding ABC transporter substrate-binding protein — encoded protein: MLNRRFVVIGAVMLLLVFALGSISAAAEQVTLRFLSHNYKPWNDLLRKQATEFEKLHPNVKIEYTTVNHEDLYTKLMTSLVAGTAPDIIGVHGPWMAELVKSGWLDPAPTPVVEDIRQNTVAVAGQSAEYNGKIYGYIQHIGIPTPIVNVDLYEQAGLELPTTYEELLAANKKLDKYDANGRLVQAGTTLMATKEGYWNVIHWSTIVRAFGSQYISKDGTKAAFNTPPGLEATKVYAKLTHANFMNAPDAFTLGKSAMMWGGPWDRAFFRQNNPRLKFKAIPPLKGPARQVTSMYAWFWVVNAASSPAQKEWAWKFLQYLSNDEKYLEMANKIGFISFRKANYSNEEYVSDPWIRAFGKALEVAEVYYAKIPGWAKVDTAMAEELERMVVGEQSPEKALAKAEKRINAILAELR